Genomic segment of Fusobacterium perfoetens:
GAGCCGTTAATGCAGAGGTTATCGCAGTTCACGGTTTTTCAGTTAAGAAAAATCTTGAAAGAATCCAAAAAGCCTATGAAAATAGAGGGATAATAATTTTAACTGACCCAGATTTTGCAGGACTTCAAATAAGAAGAATTATAAAAGAACGTTTCCCAAATGCAAAACAAGCCTATATAAATAGATGGGAAGGAAAAAAAGATGGAGATATCGGAGTTGAAAATGCATCTCCAGAGGCGATTATAAAAGCTTTGGAACTTGCAAAATGTGAGGTTGTGGCAAAAGAAGAAACATTTTTTATAACTGACCTTATGGATAACCATCTTGTAGGACACTCTAATTCAAAATTTATTAGAGAGAAACTTGGAGAAAAACTTGGTATCGGTTATTCAAATGGAAAACAACTTCTTTCAAAGCTTAATAACTACGGAATAAGTAGAGAAGAGTTTGAAAAAGCTATGAAAGAGATTTTTCAAGAAATAAAATAATATAGAAAATATAATTCTTTAGTGTAAACATGTAGGGGGAAATTAAAATATGAAAAATTGCATTTTAATTGGAGTAGCAGGTGGAAGTGGTAGTGGAAAAACAACTGTTGCTAATAATTTAGTAAAAGCTTTTAAAGCTGAAGATGCTACTTTACTTGAACAAGATGCATATTATAGAGAACTGACTAATATGACTTTAGAGGAAAAGGCAAAAGTAAACTTTGACCACCCAGATTCAATAGAGTTTGAATTATTAAGAAAACATATAGTAGATTTAAAAAATGGAAAGTCTATTGAAAGACCAATTTATGATTTTACTACTCACTCAAGAAAAGAGGGAAGTGTAAAAATAAATCCGTCAAAAATAATTGTGGTAGAGGGAATACTTATATTTGCTGTACCAGAGATAAGAGAACTTTTTGATGTAAAAATATTTGTAGACACTGATGCTGACGAGATGATTTTAAGAAGAATAGAAAGAGATATGAATGAGAGAGGTAGAAGTTTTGAATCTGTAAAAAATCAATATCTTACTACTGTAAAACCTATGTATCTAGAATTTTGTGAGCCAAGCAAACGTTATGCAGATGTTATTATCCCAAGAGGTGGAAAAAATAAAATAGCTATTGATATGCTAGTTAGCAATTTAAAAAGATATATAGAAGAAAAATAAAATAATTTAAGACACTCTTTCTGTAAGGGTGTTTTTTTATTTTTCTATTATTTAATAAATAGTAATATTATTTTTCATTCATTTTAATAATAAAATGTTAGAATTAGTTGCATTTTTTTCTTTCTTGATGTAGAATAGACCATATAATGAGATAAAATTTAACGTTATTTTATAATTAATTATTTTTAATTTTAAAATGCTTAAAATTTGTTTCTAAAAAGGCTATAAGGGATTATAGAATTTATTTTATTGAGGTGAAAAATGGAAAATCAAAAGAAAAAACTTGGTCTTGTGCCAAAATTAATTATCGGTATCATTTTAGGTATTCTTATAGGATTATATCTTCCTGAATGGTTTGGACGTTTAGTAGTTACAGCATCTGGATTATTCAGTATGTTCTTAAAATTTGTTATCCCTATGATGATTCTAGCTTTCGTTACAATGGGTATTGCTGATTTAACTCAAGGAGCTGGAAAACTTCTTGGACTTACAGCAGTGATTTCTTACGCATCAACTTTAATTGCTGGATCTGTATCTTTCTTTGTAGCAAACAGCTTATTCAGAAGTTTTATGACTCCAGATGCTTTAGAAAAAATTGCAAAAACTGCAGGAGTTTCAGTTGAACCTTATTTAAGTCTTTCAGTTACTCCAATACTAGATACTTTAGCAGCAGTTCTTCTTGCGTTTATCTTAGGTCTATGTATGTCAACAATGCGTGGAAAAGAAATCGGAACTTCATTATATGATTTTATGAAAGATTTCTCTGCTATCATAAATAAAGTTTTACATACAATCATTGTTCCATTCTTACCATTATATATCTGTGGAACATTCGTTGATATGACTCGTTCAGGAAAAACTTTTGCTATCTTAGGAATTCTTTGGAAAGTATTCTTAGTAGTTATTATTATGCACTTAGTATATTTAGTATTTGCATTCTTTGTAGCTGGTGGAATCGGAAAGAAAAATCCTGTTACTTTATTAAAAAATCAAATACCTGGATACACAACTGCTGTTGGAACTCAATCTTCAGCTGCTACTATCCCAGTAAACTTACAATGTGCTAAAGCTGATGGAATTTCTGAAGAAATTCGTAATTTCGTAGTACCATTATGTGCTAATATTCATATGGCTGGTTCTATGATAACAATCACAGCTTGTGCAACTGCAGTTTGTATGATGAACAATCTTCCTATTTCCCTTGGTACTATAGTTCCATTTATCGCAACTTTAGGAGTTGCTATGGTTGCTTCTCCTGGAGCTCCTGGTGGTTCTATTATGACAGCTCTTCCATTCTTATATATGGTTGGACTTGGAACTGAAGAACTTCAAGCTATAATGATTGCTCTTTACATTACTCAAGACTCATTTGGTACAGCTTGTAACGTATCTGGTGATAACGCTATCGGTGTTATCGTTGATACAATTTATAAAAAATGGATTAAAGAATAATTTAATCTAATAAAAATAATCCCAGCCAAAATTAATAGAAAATAAATTATAAATACTCTGGATTTTAAAAATTCAGGGTATTTTTTTATAAAAAAATATTGACAAAAAAATAAGCTTGTGATAATATTACTTTTATAAATTTTATGGAGGTTAAAAAATGTTAAGGACAAGGAAAAATAAACAATATTTTGAATTTAATATTTTTAGGTTTTTAATTTGCCATAAAGTTTTGTCTTTTGTAAGGTGTAGTATAATTTAATTTTTACTATATTTTTTATAT
This window contains:
- the rnmV gene encoding ribonuclease M5, whose product is MEIIKEIIVVEGRDDITAVKRAVNAEVIAVHGFSVKKNLERIQKAYENRGIIILTDPDFAGLQIRRIIKERFPNAKQAYINRWEGKKDGDIGVENASPEAIIKALELAKCEVVAKEETFFITDLMDNHLVGHSNSKFIREKLGEKLGIGYSNGKQLLSKLNNYGISREEFEKAMKEIFQEIK
- the udk gene encoding uridine kinase — translated: MKNCILIGVAGGSGSGKTTVANNLVKAFKAEDATLLEQDAYYRELTNMTLEEKAKVNFDHPDSIEFELLRKHIVDLKNGKSIERPIYDFTTHSRKEGSVKINPSKIIVVEGILIFAVPEIRELFDVKIFVDTDADEMILRRIERDMNERGRSFESVKNQYLTTVKPMYLEFCEPSKRYADVIIPRGGKNKIAIDMLVSNLKRYIEEK
- a CDS encoding dicarboxylate/amino acid:cation symporter — encoded protein: MENQKKKLGLVPKLIIGIILGILIGLYLPEWFGRLVVTASGLFSMFLKFVIPMMILAFVTMGIADLTQGAGKLLGLTAVISYASTLIAGSVSFFVANSLFRSFMTPDALEKIAKTAGVSVEPYLSLSVTPILDTLAAVLLAFILGLCMSTMRGKEIGTSLYDFMKDFSAIINKVLHTIIVPFLPLYICGTFVDMTRSGKTFAILGILWKVFLVVIIMHLVYLVFAFFVAGGIGKKNPVTLLKNQIPGYTTAVGTQSSAATIPVNLQCAKADGISEEIRNFVVPLCANIHMAGSMITITACATAVCMMNNLPISLGTIVPFIATLGVAMVASPGAPGGSIMTALPFLYMVGLGTEELQAIMIALYITQDSFGTACNVSGDNAIGVIVDTIYKKWIKE